The Pyrus communis chromosome 2, drPyrComm1.1, whole genome shotgun sequence genome includes a window with the following:
- the LOC137725082 gene encoding H/ACA ribonucleoprotein complex subunit 4-like, with amino-acid sequence MSGAQIVLKAQSFDGAPIDEAFALGTFTGEFGNEARKKVKGAQKKKEQAKKEEVEAEEAEEEAVKEEEDNSGESKAEVEFPLFQKHPFGFQDYLTTALGPTQAENKNKKKKKKEKVEAEAENKKEKGKTKVEDDGEGTEADDDK; translated from the exons ATGAGTGGTGCTCAGATCGTTCTCAAAGCGCAGAGTTTTGATGGCGCTCCAATCGATGAAGCCTTTGCACTTGGCACATTCACCGGAGAGTTTGGAAATGAAG CGAGGAAGAAGGTCAAGGGAGCTCAGAAGAAGAAAGAGCAGGCGAAGAAGGAAGAGGTGGAGGCGGAAGAAGCGGAAGAGGAAGCTGTGAAGGAAGAGGAGGACAACTCCGGCGAGAGCAAGGCGGAGGTCGAGTTTCCCCTGTTTCAGAAGCACCCATTCGGATTCCAAGATTACCTCACCACGG CTTTAGGACCGACCCAAGCggagaacaagaacaagaagaagaaaaagaaggagaaagtGGAGGCCGAGGCagagaacaagaaggagaaagGGAAAACAAAAGTGGAGGATGACGGAGAAGGTACGGAGGCTGACGATGACAAGTAA
- the LOC137725300 gene encoding putative glycine-rich cell wall structural protein 1, with translation MADQERHSRGLLSRQRDDEEDDKPSSYSQSQSGYGDQPRSGGAYGDPTTGYSSQGRTGARSGSGYGDSTDYSGEGRRTGGGKTDDYSEEGHGGRAAYSETTAYSSEGRLTGGGGYSGTGNTNSYSEEGHGGRATGTTAYSSEGRRTSGGGYGGTGNADDSYSEEGHGGRATETTAYSGEGRGTSGGGGYGGGSTDDYSEEGHGGGRGYKKSDDDDSEEGHGGRGGGGYSKKSDY, from the coding sequence ATGGCTGATCAGGAGCGGCACAGCCGTGGCCTCTTGTCCCGCCAAAGGGACGACGAAGAGGACGATAAACCCTCATCCTACTCTCAGTCTCAGTCTGGTTACGGTGATCAACCCCGTTCTGGTGGTGCTTACGGCGACCCCACTACTGGTTACTCTTCCCAAGGACGTACCGGTGCCCGCAGCGGCAGCGGCTACGGTGACAGCACTGATTACTCTGGTGAAGGACGCCGTACTGGCGGAGGCAAAACTGATGATTACTCGGAAGAGGGACACGGAGGCCGTGCCGCGTACAGCGAGACCACAGCTTACTCTAGCGAAGGACGTCTTACCGGCGGAGGTGGCTACAGCGGGACCGGCAACACCAATAGTTACTCGGAAGAAGGACACGGAGGCCGTGCTACCGGGACCACAGCTTACTCTAGCGAAGGACGTCGTACCAGCGGAGGTGGCTACGGCGGGACCGGCAACGCTGATGATAGTTACTCGGAAGAAGGACACGGAGGCCGGGCTACCGAGACCACTGCGTACTCTGGTGAAGGACGTGGTACTAGCGGCGGAGGTGGCTATGGCGGGGGAAGCACTGATGATTACTCGGAGGAAGGACACGGAGGGGGTCGCGGGTACAAAAAATCTGATGATGATGACTCGGAAGAAGGACACGGAGGGCGTGGCGGAGGGGGGTACAGCAAGAAAAGTGACTATTGA